A portion of the Chondrinema litorale genome contains these proteins:
- a CDS encoding cell division protein FtsQ/DivIB: MKFPKKLTTINIILAVSLVLIAAGYIFYRYPILGDDTIIINVDDDSGNFFVSKENVKEIIDSLKLDNPGRRISNMQLKMIEKALKQQDFILDAQVSRDLKGNIIIDIAQEQPIARLMGNNGKGAYINKEKKIIELSDNFSARVMVISGEGADSLMSPGFMDSKVGQDFYDFIDYIKADEFWNPQVAMLDVDKDFEVTIYPQVGQHLFEFGYFVNFEKKFNKMKIFYDEIIPKKGWGAYRLVKVQYNGQIVCR, encoded by the coding sequence ATGAAATTTCCGAAGAAACTCACTACGATTAACATTATTCTGGCGGTAAGTCTTGTACTTATTGCAGCGGGATATATTTTCTATCGCTATCCGATTCTTGGAGACGATACGATCATAATTAATGTAGATGACGACAGCGGAAACTTCTTTGTAAGCAAAGAGAATGTAAAAGAAATTATTGACAGTCTGAAATTGGATAATCCGGGAAGAAGGATTAGCAATATGCAGCTAAAAATGATTGAAAAGGCCTTAAAGCAACAAGATTTTATTTTGGATGCACAGGTTTCTAGAGACCTGAAAGGTAACATTATTATTGATATAGCTCAAGAACAACCAATTGCCAGATTAATGGGAAACAATGGTAAAGGGGCATATATCAATAAAGAGAAGAAGATAATTGAACTGTCTGATAACTTTTCTGCCAGAGTAATGGTGATATCGGGAGAAGGTGCAGATAGCCTGATGAGTCCGGGTTTTATGGACTCTAAGGTAGGTCAGGATTTTTATGATTTTATAGACTATATAAAAGCTGATGAATTTTGGAATCCACAAGTAGCAATGCTAGATGTTGATAAAGATTTTGAGGTAACTATTTATCCTCAGGTTGGGCAGCATCTCTTTGAGTTTGGCTACTTTGTAAACTTCGAAAAGAAGTTTAATAAGATGAAAATTTTCTATGACGAAATCATCCCCAAAAAGGGCTGGGGGGCTTATCGACTGGTAAAAGTACAGTACAATGGTCAAATTGTCTGTAGGTAA
- the ftsA gene encoding cell division protein FtsA: MQEDKLVVGLDIGTTKICAIVGRMNEFGKLEVLGLGKAVSDGVKEGTVRNIGKTVASILASIKEAEETSKTDIKLVNVGIAGKHIKSSVHHGSITRKSNDDEITAEDVHRLTNDMYRIVTEPGSEIIHVMPQYYTVDYEENIKDPVGMSGVKLEADFHIITAHTNSIRNIKKCVEKADLDIENMILEPLASSLSVLSEEEKEAGIALVDIGGGTTDIAIFYDGTIRHTSVIPFGGNIITSDIKQGCAVMQNQAELLKVKFGSALAAETSENEVVSIPGLRNRPPKEISIKNLAYIIEARMEEIIDLVMLEIERSGYQNRLAGGIVITGGGSQLKNLKQLFEYKTGLDARIGYPNEHLGKCKIEEVKNPLYATAIGLVLAGFKSIDDRDAEVFAGGYVNSSQKAPKLSGGDLFSSFLKKTKDLLIDDYDDKSMY; the protein is encoded by the coding sequence ATGCAGGAAGACAAATTAGTTGTAGGTCTCGACATTGGCACCACTAAAATTTGTGCAATAGTAGGCCGGATGAATGAATTCGGCAAGCTAGAAGTACTTGGATTGGGTAAAGCTGTTTCAGACGGTGTAAAAGAAGGCACTGTTAGAAACATCGGCAAAACCGTTGCGAGTATTCTGGCATCTATTAAAGAGGCTGAAGAAACAAGTAAAACTGATATCAAGCTGGTAAATGTGGGTATTGCTGGTAAGCATATCAAAAGCTCTGTGCATCACGGTAGCATTACCCGAAAAAGCAATGACGACGAAATAACTGCTGAAGATGTACATAGATTAACCAATGACATGTACAGAATAGTAACCGAACCTGGTTCGGAGATAATCCACGTAATGCCTCAGTATTACACAGTGGATTACGAAGAAAATATTAAAGATCCGGTAGGTATGTCGGGAGTAAAACTGGAAGCAGACTTCCATATAATTACTGCGCATACAAACTCTATAAGAAACATCAAAAAGTGTGTTGAGAAAGCTGATCTGGATATAGAAAACATGATACTTGAGCCATTAGCTTCAAGCTTATCTGTTTTAAGTGAAGAGGAGAAAGAAGCTGGAATCGCATTGGTTGATATTGGAGGTGGAACCACAGATATTGCAATCTTCTATGATGGAACAATCAGACATACTTCTGTAATTCCTTTCGGTGGCAATATCATCACATCTGATATTAAGCAGGGTTGTGCTGTAATGCAAAATCAGGCAGAATTACTAAAAGTAAAGTTTGGTAGTGCTTTAGCTGCAGAAACTTCTGAAAACGAAGTGGTTTCAATTCCGGGCTTAAGAAACAGACCACCAAAAGAGATTTCTATTAAAAACCTTGCTTACATTATAGAAGCAAGAATGGAAGAAATTATCGATTTGGTAATGCTCGAAATTGAGCGTTCTGGCTATCAAAACAGACTTGCTGGAGGTATTGTAATTACTGGTGGAGGTTCTCAGCTTAAAAATCTGAAACAACTTTTTGAATACAAAACCGGGCTAGACGCACGTATCGGTTACCCGAACGAGCATCTTGGAAAATGTAAAATTGAAGAAGTTAAAAACCCTTTGTATGCTACCGCTATTGGTCTAGTACTAGCAGGGTTTAAATCGATAGACGATAGAGATGCAGAGGTATTTGCAGGAGGATATGTAAACAGTTCTCAAAAAGCACCTAAACTTTCAGGTGGAGATCTTTTTTCATCTTTTCTTAAAAAGACCAAAGATTTACTAATCGACGATTACGACGATAAATCTATGTACTAG
- the ftsZ gene encoding cell division protein FtsZ — protein sequence MGETTYEFANPSSGKSIIKVIGVGGGGGNAVNHMFRQGIQGVEFYICNTDKQALETSPVNNKIQIGTDLTEGLGAGANPEVGEKAAIESKEEIRKILEDNTKMVFITAGMGGGTGTGAAPVIAEIAKDLGILTVGIVTRPFSFEGKPKSRRADAGVDTLREHCDTVLVILNDKLREVYGKATMKEAFGQADNVLSRAAKSIAEIITVAGNINVDFEDVKTVMKDSGAAVMGSATTEGENRARRAAEGAITSPLLNNTNIYGASYILLSIVVGNEDEFQMDELEEITGYIQEQAGEDAEIIFGQATDASLGDGINVTIIATGFDETDQKSTRKVIDLESNKVKMSVNSPSEDFFDKVGRDEDDDDIEEFLRKKEEKEKIVFELDGDYELVKDETEEQKKKRLEAQYRARSEKLGALRSVNEMSNDELKDKQETPAYLRRGVELKKDPHSSEDNVSRYRLNDNNEILGNNRFLHDNVD from the coding sequence ATGGGAGAAACAACATACGAGTTCGCAAATCCCTCTTCAGGTAAATCAATTATTAAAGTTATAGGTGTCGGTGGTGGCGGCGGAAACGCGGTTAATCACATGTTTCGCCAAGGTATACAAGGGGTAGAATTCTATATTTGTAATACAGATAAGCAGGCGCTAGAAACCAGCCCTGTTAATAATAAAATTCAAATCGGAACTGACCTTACAGAAGGTTTGGGTGCTGGTGCTAATCCAGAAGTTGGAGAAAAAGCAGCTATCGAATCTAAAGAAGAGATTAGAAAGATTTTAGAAGATAATACCAAAATGGTATTTATTACTGCTGGTATGGGTGGTGGAACCGGAACTGGTGCTGCTCCTGTAATTGCAGAAATAGCAAAAGATCTTGGTATTCTTACTGTAGGTATAGTTACACGCCCATTCAGTTTCGAAGGTAAGCCAAAATCTAGAAGAGCAGATGCTGGTGTCGATACTTTAAGAGAGCATTGCGATACAGTATTGGTTATTTTGAATGATAAGCTGAGAGAAGTATATGGTAAAGCTACCATGAAAGAAGCTTTCGGTCAGGCAGATAACGTATTGAGTAGAGCTGCAAAATCTATTGCTGAGATCATCACTGTTGCTGGTAATATCAACGTCGATTTCGAAGATGTTAAAACAGTAATGAAAGACTCTGGTGCAGCAGTTATGGGTTCTGCAACTACAGAAGGCGAAAACAGAGCAAGAAGAGCAGCAGAAGGAGCTATTACTTCTCCATTGCTTAACAATACTAACATTTACGGTGCTAGCTACATCTTACTTAGCATTGTGGTTGGTAATGAAGACGAGTTCCAAATGGACGAGTTAGAAGAAATTACTGGATACATTCAGGAGCAAGCTGGAGAAGATGCAGAAATTATTTTCGGTCAGGCTACTGATGCTTCTTTGGGTGATGGAATTAACGTAACTATAATTGCTACGGGGTTCGACGAAACTGATCAGAAAAGCACTAGAAAAGTAATAGACCTTGAGAGCAATAAAGTTAAAATGAGTGTAAACTCTCCATCAGAAGACTTTTTCGATAAAGTAGGTAGAGATGAAGACGATGACGATATCGAAGAGTTTTTGAGAAAAAAAGAAGAAAAAGAAAAGATTGTTTTTGAGCTTGATGGCGATTACGAACTCGTAAAAGATGAGACAGAAGAGCAGAAAAAAAAAAGGTTGGAAGCCCAATATCGAGCAAGAAGTGAGAAATTAGGCGCCCTTCGTTCTGTTAACGAAATGAGTAATGATGAATTGAAAGATAAGCAGGAAACTCCTGCCTATTTGAGAAGAGGAGTTGAGTTGAAGAAAGATCCACATTCATCAGAAGACAATGTTTCTCGTTACCGTCTAAATGATAATAATGAGATTTTAGGAAACAACCGTTTCCTACACGATAATGTTGATTAA
- a CDS encoding KdsC family phosphatase, whose translation MQNDSLFKHNLIFFLKKEEDKIPEAEKILDKKFSESSYKKLNLYLDQAIKLANLLDVPIDQLISKDYQLLEAFNTKEIKLFIVDIDGVMTDGGMYYSEQGDEFKKFNTKDGLAIRAITKEDFPVGIISSGFNKKLIQRRADLLGIKWLSVGTKPKIEVLKEWCDALHISYENIAYIGDDLNDLEVMQTVGLSACPADATGKIKGTARVILSKKGGEGCVREFIENYLSHLF comes from the coding sequence ATGCAAAACGATTCTTTATTTAAACATAATCTTATATTTTTTTTAAAAAAAGAAGAGGATAAAATTCCGGAAGCAGAGAAAATTCTTGATAAAAAATTTTCAGAGTCTTCTTATAAAAAGCTAAATCTCTATCTTGATCAGGCAATTAAATTAGCTAATCTTTTAGACGTTCCCATCGATCAACTAATTAGTAAAGATTACCAATTGCTCGAAGCTTTTAATACTAAAGAGATCAAACTATTTATAGTAGATATTGACGGAGTAATGACAGACGGAGGTATGTATTACTCAGAACAAGGAGACGAGTTTAAAAAGTTTAATACTAAAGACGGTCTTGCAATTCGTGCTATTACAAAAGAAGATTTTCCAGTAGGTATTATTAGTTCTGGTTTTAACAAAAAACTGATACAAAGAAGAGCTGACTTATTAGGCATTAAATGGTTATCGGTTGGAACCAAACCAAAGATAGAAGTTCTGAAAGAATGGTGTGATGCTTTACACATTAGTTACGAAAATATTGCTTATATAGGTGATGATCTAAACGATCTTGAAGTAATGCAAACAGTCGGATTATCAGCCTGTCCTGCAGATGCTACAGGTAAGATTAAGGGCACTGCAAGGGTGATTTTATCCAAAAAAGGTGGTGAAGGTTGTGTAAGAGAATTTATCGAAAATTATTTGTCGCATCTTTTTTAG
- a CDS encoding CocE/NonD family hydrolase, whose protein sequence is MNKQIKLPLLILSALFVGLFTISATTKTLSKKVLLDNNEISDSAYVIENYDKYEYQIPMRDGVKLFTIVYIPKDKSQKYPMLMKRTPYSIRPYGEGKMPKSLGPSRYLMRDKYIFVYQDVRGRYMSEGLYDNMRPHIDNKKGKKQIDESSDTYDTIDWLLKKLDEDNGRVGQWGISYPGFYTIAGAVDAHPALKASSPQAPISDFFFDDFHHQGAYMQSYWLATSVFGYQKDSLTTESWYKMVYPETNDGYEFYMEMGPLKNADKYFGKDNFFWQQLKEHPNYDEFWQKRSILPHLNGIDHALMTVGGWFDAEDLYGPLNIYKTVEQNCPKAYNTIVMGPWSHGDWSREKGFQAVSNVYFGDSISTFFQREIEFDFFNHFLKASGDGKSGLPEAYMFDTGIKEWKKFDVWPPVDIPPVNLYFTEEGKIVFEEPTSTKDFAFEYVSDPSKPVPYTEDIKIVFTPRKYMADDQRFASRRPDVVTLVSDVLEEDKILAGEILAKLKVSTSGTDGDWIVKLIDVYPSDHKEYPHNPPNVTMGGYQQMVRSEMFRGRFRNSFENPEPFVSGEVTDLNIALQDIFHTFKKGHKIMIQIQSTSFPLIDRNPQKYVDNIFEADESDFIKATIKIYGNSSVEIGNQIEQPIELLKK, encoded by the coding sequence ATGAATAAACAAATCAAACTCCCTTTATTAATCCTTTCAGCATTGTTTGTAGGTTTGTTTACAATAAGTGCTACTACAAAAACTCTCAGCAAAAAAGTATTATTAGATAATAATGAAATCTCAGATTCAGCTTATGTAATTGAAAACTACGATAAGTATGAGTATCAGATTCCAATGCGCGATGGGGTAAAGCTTTTTACAATTGTATACATCCCCAAAGATAAATCGCAGAAATATCCAATGTTGATGAAACGTACACCTTATTCTATAAGACCATATGGAGAGGGAAAGATGCCAAAGTCACTTGGGCCTTCTAGATATCTGATGAGAGATAAATATATTTTTGTTTATCAAGATGTAAGAGGTAGGTATATGTCTGAAGGTTTGTATGATAATATGCGCCCACATATAGACAATAAAAAAGGCAAAAAGCAAATTGATGAAAGCTCTGATACTTACGATACAATTGATTGGTTGCTCAAGAAATTAGACGAAGATAATGGTAGGGTTGGTCAATGGGGGATTTCTTATCCTGGATTTTACACAATTGCAGGTGCGGTAGATGCACATCCGGCATTAAAAGCTTCTTCACCACAAGCACCAATTTCAGATTTCTTTTTTGATGATTTCCATCACCAAGGAGCATATATGCAAAGTTACTGGTTGGCTACTTCTGTATTTGGTTATCAGAAAGACTCATTAACTACCGAGTCTTGGTATAAAATGGTATACCCAGAGACAAACGATGGCTATGAATTTTATATGGAAATGGGACCTCTCAAAAATGCTGATAAGTATTTTGGCAAAGATAATTTCTTTTGGCAACAGCTTAAGGAACATCCAAATTACGATGAATTCTGGCAAAAGAGAAGTATTTTACCACATCTGAATGGTATCGATCATGCACTTATGACAGTGGGAGGTTGGTTTGATGCAGAAGATTTATATGGACCGCTTAATATTTATAAAACAGTAGAACAAAACTGCCCTAAGGCTTACAATACAATAGTAATGGGACCTTGGAGCCATGGCGACTGGTCTAGGGAAAAGGGATTTCAGGCAGTAAGTAATGTTTATTTTGGTGATAGTATTTCTACTTTTTTCCAAAGAGAAATCGAGTTTGATTTCTTCAATCATTTCTTAAAAGCAAGTGGTGATGGGAAATCAGGTTTACCAGAGGCTTATATGTTTGATACAGGAATTAAAGAGTGGAAAAAATTTGATGTATGGCCGCCTGTAGATATTCCTCCGGTTAATCTATATTTTACAGAAGAAGGTAAAATTGTTTTTGAAGAGCCAACATCAACAAAGGATTTTGCTTTTGAATATGTAAGTGACCCGAGCAAGCCAGTACCATATACAGAAGACATTAAGATAGTATTTACACCGCGTAAATATATGGCAGACGATCAAAGATTTGCTTCACGAAGACCAGATGTAGTTACTTTGGTGTCTGATGTTTTAGAAGAAGATAAAATATTGGCAGGAGAGATATTGGCTAAGCTAAAAGTATCTACCTCAGGTACAGATGGCGACTGGATTGTTAAGTTGATTGATGTTTATCCTTCTGATCATAAAGAGTACCCACATAACCCACCAAATGTAACAATGGGTGGTTATCAGCAGATGGTAAGAAGTGAAATGTTTAGAGGCAGATTTAGAAATAGTTTCGAAAATCCAGAACCTTTTGTATCAGGAGAGGTTACAGATTTAAACATTGCTTTGCAGGATATATTCCATACTTTTAAAAAAGGGCACAAAATAATGATTCAAATTCAAAGTACATCATTCCCTTTGATCGATAGAAACCCACAAAAGTATGTTGATAATATATTCGAAGCTGATGAATCAGACTTTATCAAAGCAACAATTAAAATTTATGGAAATTCTTCTGTAGAAATAGGTAATCAGATTGAACAACCCATTGAGCTTTTGAAAAAATAA
- a CDS encoding alpha-amylase family glycosyl hydrolase: protein MQKEDILPQLVKDDPWLEPYVYDINERIQNFNELKANIEKNYGSLLKFADAHHYLGFNYDKKKKGWYYREWAPMAYSLYLIGDFNGWNRTSHPLSKLDNGVWEIFFDDKTYKDLLVHESLVKVLVATQKGAFDKIPAYMTRVVQNEQTHDFAGQIWNPAKAFKWTDQSFNTSSITEPIIYESHVGMGQEKEGVGTYKEFADKVLPRIKKLGYNAIQLMAVQEHPYYGSFGYHVSNFYAASSRFGTPEDLKYLINKAHKAGLAVIMDIVHSHSVKNLNEGINEFDGTDYQYFHGGGKGHHSAWDSKLFNYGKWEVLQFLLSNVKFWLEEYHFDGFRFDGVTSMMYDHHGHTAFDHYDKYFKGDVDKEAVTYLQLANEVAKEIKPDVINIAEDVSGMPGLCREVQEGGIGFTYRLAMGIPDYWIKLLKHEQDENWNIHEMFGTMTNRRYKEKAIAYAESHDQALVGDKTIAFWLMDKEMYWHMQVSDDNMIIDRGIALHKMIRLFTLSLGGEGYLNFIGNEFGHPEWVDFPREGNGWSYKYAKRQWSLVDNEKLKYKFLNNFDGEMINLIKKNHILGTHEVQQLNMDEMNKTIIFKKGKLIFVFNFHPTNAIFDYKFWVPEKGKYKILLNSDAPEFGGHDRIDNSTIFQTNESDMLSIYNTNRTVQIFKKTK from the coding sequence ATGCAAAAAGAAGATATATTACCTCAATTAGTAAAAGATGATCCTTGGCTCGAACCATATGTTTATGATATCAATGAGCGAATCCAGAATTTTAATGAGCTTAAAGCCAATATCGAAAAGAATTATGGAAGCCTGTTAAAATTTGCAGATGCTCATCATTATCTGGGATTTAACTACGATAAAAAGAAAAAAGGTTGGTACTACAGAGAGTGGGCACCAATGGCATATTCTTTATACCTCATTGGTGATTTTAACGGTTGGAACAGGACATCGCATCCATTATCTAAGCTTGATAATGGAGTTTGGGAGATATTCTTCGATGATAAAACATATAAAGATCTGCTTGTTCACGAAAGCTTAGTTAAAGTTTTAGTGGCTACACAAAAGGGTGCTTTTGATAAAATTCCTGCGTATATGACCCGTGTAGTTCAAAATGAACAAACACATGATTTTGCTGGCCAGATATGGAATCCGGCAAAAGCATTTAAATGGACAGATCAGTCATTTAATACTAGTTCTATTACAGAACCTATTATTTATGAGTCTCATGTTGGAATGGGACAAGAAAAAGAAGGGGTTGGAACCTATAAAGAATTTGCAGATAAGGTATTACCTAGAATAAAAAAATTAGGATATAATGCCATCCAACTAATGGCTGTGCAAGAACATCCTTATTATGGTTCTTTTGGTTATCATGTTTCAAACTTTTATGCAGCATCGTCAAGGTTTGGAACACCAGAAGACTTAAAGTACCTTATTAACAAAGCACATAAAGCAGGGCTTGCTGTAATTATGGATATTGTTCACTCACACTCAGTTAAAAACCTGAATGAGGGTATAAATGAGTTTGATGGTACAGATTACCAATACTTCCATGGAGGTGGTAAAGGTCATCATTCAGCTTGGGATTCTAAACTGTTTAATTACGGAAAATGGGAAGTTTTACAGTTTTTATTATCTAATGTGAAATTCTGGTTAGAAGAATATCACTTTGATGGTTTCAGGTTTGATGGAGTAACTTCTATGATGTATGATCATCATGGACATACAGCATTCGACCATTATGATAAGTATTTTAAGGGTGATGTTGATAAAGAGGCTGTAACCTACTTACAATTGGCCAATGAAGTTGCGAAAGAAATAAAGCCTGATGTGATAAATATTGCTGAAGATGTGAGTGGTATGCCAGGCTTGTGTAGAGAGGTACAAGAAGGAGGTATCGGATTTACTTACAGATTAGCAATGGGTATTCCTGATTATTGGATTAAGCTTTTAAAACATGAGCAAGACGAGAATTGGAATATCCATGAGATGTTTGGTACTATGACCAACAGACGCTATAAAGAAAAGGCAATTGCTTATGCCGAATCTCACGATCAGGCATTAGTAGGGGATAAGACTATCGCTTTCTGGTTGATGGATAAGGAAATGTACTGGCACATGCAGGTTTCTGATGATAATATGATCATCGATAGAGGTATTGCTCTGCATAAAATGATTAGGCTGTTCACATTATCACTTGGTGGAGAAGGCTACTTAAACTTTATAGGTAATGAGTTTGGGCATCCAGAATGGGTTGATTTTCCTAGAGAGGGTAATGGATGGAGTTATAAATATGCAAAACGCCAATGGTCGTTAGTAGATAATGAGAAACTTAAATATAAATTCCTTAATAATTTCGATGGTGAAATGATTAATCTCATCAAGAAAAATCATATTCTGGGTACGCATGAAGTACAACAGTTAAATATGGATGAGATGAATAAAACCATTATTTTTAAGAAAGGTAAACTCATTTTTGTTTTCAACTTTCATCCGACTAATGCAATTTTTGATTACAAGTTCTGGGTACCTGAAAAAGGTAAATATAAAATATTATTAAACTCAGATGCACCAGAATTTGGTGGGCATGATCGTATCGATAATTCGACTATTTTTCAAACTAATGAGAGCGATATGTTGAGTATTTATAATACCAACAGAACAGTTCAGATTTTTAAGAAAACTAAATAG
- a CDS encoding ubiquinol-cytochrome c reductase iron-sulfur subunit: protein MDRRKFTKEVTKIVSTGILLSSNQLISSCSDDDVIPDGTLSLNITEYVELIAGEVFQLNWNSKGIEEVDLAYKIDQAVNFLTFERNYPASSSKYDFTVPENINGTSMTFRISDSTSGDILAEGTPIDLLFKYLINLAETPELENVGGLLNVEEGVNNPFIVRKTGAESYLALSRVCTHQGCIIDVQNDASFSCPCHGSAYNNEGEVTQGPAEQSLQNFRVEQLDSESLEVYYS from the coding sequence ATGGATAGAAGAAAATTTACTAAAGAAGTTACCAAAATTGTATCTACAGGTATTCTCTTATCTTCCAATCAGCTAATAAGTAGCTGTTCTGATGATGATGTTATTCCAGATGGAACTCTCAGCTTAAATATTACAGAATATGTCGAATTAATTGCTGGCGAAGTTTTCCAACTTAATTGGAACAGTAAGGGAATTGAAGAAGTTGATTTGGCCTATAAAATTGATCAGGCAGTAAATTTCCTAACATTCGAAAGAAACTATCCAGCATCGAGCAGTAAATATGACTTTACAGTTCCTGAGAATATAAATGGAACATCAATGACATTCAGGATTTCAGATTCTACATCTGGTGATATATTAGCAGAAGGAACACCTATTGATTTATTATTTAAGTACTTGATAAACTTAGCAGAAACTCCAGAATTAGAGAATGTAGGAGGATTGTTAAATGTAGAAGAGGGTGTAAATAATCCTTTTATCGTTAGAAAAACAGGAGCAGAAAGTTATTTAGCATTGTCTAGGGTTTGTACACATCAAGGTTGTATTATTGATGTACAAAATGATGCTTCATTTAGTTGCCCGTGTCATGGTTCAGCATATAATAATGAAGGTGAAGTAACTCAAGGACCTGCAGAGCAATCATTACAAAACTTTAGAGTAGAGCAGTTAGACAGTGAGTCGCTAGAAGTTTATTATTCTTAG
- a CDS encoding nucleoside 2-deoxyribosyltransferase domain-containing protein, giving the protein MIKVFLGGTANKSQWRDYIIPKLKVDFYNPIVDDWNEEAYKQELYEREHCDFCVYVITPKMTGVYSIAEVIDDSNKRPEKTIFCVLTKDSDDSFSSAQKKSLEAVGKMVETNGGQWFRSLHKMIEFLNQYAKPIPANGVFHQNSSENNSSFM; this is encoded by the coding sequence ATGATTAAAGTATTTCTGGGCGGTACAGCAAATAAATCTCAATGGCGTGATTACATCATTCCTAAGTTAAAAGTGGATTTTTACAACCCTATTGTTGATGACTGGAATGAAGAAGCATACAAACAAGAGCTTTACGAAAGAGAACATTGTGACTTTTGCGTGTATGTTATCACTCCCAAAATGACAGGTGTTTATTCTATCGCAGAAGTGATCGATGATTCTAACAAAAGACCTGAAAAAACTATTTTTTGCGTACTCACCAAAGATTCAGATGACAGCTTTTCTTCAGCTCAAAAAAAATCACTAGAAGCTGTTGGGAAAATGGTTGAAACAAATGGTGGCCAATGGTTTCGCTCTTTACACAAAATGATTGAGTTTCTTAATCAATATGCTAAACCAATTCCAGCAAATGGAGTATTTCATCAAAACAGTTCTGAGAATAATTCTTCTTTTATGTAG
- a CDS encoding DUF4231 domain-containing protein, translating into MTNKGTNTNLNEEVSNDNDADFIQREKEILALEKEALEEERKVLESNGKFQNFKPITRKLPLMHDDEYIKERLDNQISWYDRKSSINQRKYKKYKRLEFIIAATIPVITTLTAIIPNDIMEKVLLLSAAFGGIILVVINKTLELEDYFKFWKEYRTTCEALQYERALYLTRSEPYDEEDAFPLLVSKVESILSKETQRWQQRIKQVDSTVKKSNNSNGNKEKKAN; encoded by the coding sequence ATGACTAATAAGGGAACAAATACCAATCTGAATGAGGAAGTATCTAACGACAATGATGCTGACTTTATACAAAGAGAAAAGGAAATACTTGCTTTAGAAAAAGAAGCTCTGGAAGAAGAAAGAAAAGTACTGGAATCAAATGGTAAATTCCAAAACTTCAAACCAATTACTAGAAAACTTCCTTTAATGCATGATGATGAATACATTAAAGAAAGGTTGGATAATCAAATTTCTTGGTACGACAGAAAAAGCAGTATCAATCAAAGAAAGTATAAAAAATATAAAAGATTAGAGTTCATTATTGCTGCCACTATACCAGTCATTACTACACTTACAGCCATTATACCTAACGATATTATGGAAAAGGTTTTACTCTTATCAGCTGCATTTGGAGGTATAATTCTGGTAGTTATAAACAAAACACTTGAGCTTGAAGACTACTTTAAATTCTGGAAAGAATACCGAACTACTTGTGAAGCCTTACAATACGAAAGAGCATTGTATTTAACCAGATCAGAACCATATGACGAGGAAGACGCATTTCCATTACTAGTATCAAAAGTTGAATCTATTTTAAGCAAGGAAACTCAAAGATGGCAACAAAGAATTAAACAAGTAGATTCTACTGTTAAAAAGAGTAACAACTCTAATGGAAATAAGGAAAAGAAGGCTAATTAG